In a genomic window of Candidatus Binataceae bacterium:
- a CDS encoding efflux RND transporter periplasmic adaptor subunit: MKQSASFILIAVTLAVFATACSHDDPPSAPRIAVTVMTVAEGEASRSGAYTASFQPDQQVAMAFQVGGYVDSIKQVMGADGRPRDIQGGDHIKAHELLASVKPDTYQAQVSKAAAGVAAAHASFDRAQHDYQRDSELMKLQVIAPSLYDQAAQQYQSSKSEVEQASDALRQAQINLGYCKLSSPIEGEVIDRRIEVGSLVEPSTIAFDVANIDDMKAAFGVSDILVGHLKQGSIQTLTTEALPGAVLIGKITSIAANADPTTRTFQIEVTVPNKDGRLRPGMIAALQMRDGNAAVAEALTLPLNAIVRPPHDARDFAVYVVENQGGRSLASLRKVSLGEIIGNEIAVSHGVAAGDRVIVRGATMVSEGSEVRIIP; the protein is encoded by the coding sequence ATGAAACAGAGCGCATCATTCATTCTGATTGCCGTGACGCTGGCCGTATTCGCCACGGCTTGCAGCCATGACGATCCGCCGTCCGCACCACGAATCGCGGTGACGGTCATGACTGTGGCCGAGGGCGAGGCTTCACGCTCCGGCGCTTACACGGCGAGCTTTCAACCCGACCAGCAGGTTGCGATGGCCTTCCAGGTGGGCGGCTATGTCGATTCGATCAAGCAGGTGATGGGCGCGGACGGCCGGCCGCGCGACATCCAGGGCGGCGACCACATCAAGGCGCACGAGCTGCTCGCCTCGGTGAAGCCTGACACCTACCAGGCACAAGTCAGCAAGGCGGCCGCTGGAGTTGCGGCTGCGCACGCCTCATTCGACCGCGCTCAGCACGACTACCAGCGCGACTCGGAACTCATGAAGCTGCAGGTGATTGCGCCGAGCCTCTACGATCAGGCCGCGCAGCAGTATCAGTCATCGAAGTCGGAGGTTGAGCAGGCGAGCGACGCGCTGAGGCAAGCGCAGATCAACCTCGGTTATTGCAAACTGAGTTCGCCGATCGAGGGCGAGGTGATCGACCGCCGTATCGAAGTTGGCTCGCTCGTCGAGCCATCGACCATCGCATTCGACGTCGCCAACATCGACGACATGAAAGCGGCCTTCGGTGTTTCCGATATCCTGGTCGGCCACCTCAAGCAGGGCTCGATACAAACTCTGACCACTGAGGCTCTCCCCGGTGCCGTGCTCATCGGCAAAATCACAAGCATCGCGGCCAACGCCGATCCCACCACGCGCACCTTTCAGATTGAGGTCACAGTGCCGAACAAAGACGGCCGCCTGCGTCCCGGGATGATCGCGGCGCTGCAAATGCGCGACGGCAATGCCGCCGTCGCCGAAGCGTTGACGCTTCCGCTCAATGCGATAGTGAGGCCGCCGCATGATGCACGCGACTTCGCCGTCTATGTCGTCGAAAACCAGGGCGGACGCAGCCTCGCCAGCCTGCGCAAGGTCAGCCTCGGCGAGATCATCGGCAACGAGATTGCCGTGTCCCACGGCGTCGCGGCCGGCGACCGCGTGATCGTGCGCGGCGCGACCATGGTCTCCGAGGGCAGCGAGGTCAGGATCATCCCCTGA
- a CDS encoding efflux RND transporter permease subunit translates to MAHRSDHEIVSSTHNLARFCVENRAVSWVLLIGVLMWGVLGYMRMPKRKDPDIPVRTAVAICPWPGVKAQKIEQMVTRKIEAKIAQNSFIHPAGASTNYGIRSVTLDGVAIIYVQLSERLADSAKQFNDINLKLNAINDLPDGAGPIMFQSDFGDTAALMLTVASPKEGEVELALRARAIAAAIESARESASPDARSGRVSLVTLFPLTLGTENVVRVRDGLLQYLGAHNYVRDLRALDGSGFVGIDGVAMPGVDLPKTANKFITDYIGTSVFPAVHPDAWAPVLIRDPADTEKVLRAFAGDRYTYRELDRFTDLIQRTLETVPTVEKVSRSGVLPEWIQLAYSQKRLASYGVTPTRLAQLIAERNITRSGGTINAEGTDVSVHPTGEFKSPEEIGDLMIKRSDTGLPLYLRDLVDVLPGYENPPRLLNFYTWRSPDGRWNRSRAITLAIFMRPGEQIGEFGAAVDRSLATLRDRLPEDLIVARTSDQPRQVSENLDLLMTALYEAIVLVVLVAWLGFWEWRSALLIALSIPITLAMTFGMMYALGIDLQQVSIATLIIALGLLVDDPVVAGDAIKHELGMGQPPSIAAWLGPTKLARAILFATITNIVAYLPFLMISGDTGQFLYSLPIVMTCALVASRIVSMTFIPQLGYYLMKPGKPLPPIEYRREHGATGIYYKLGRYALEHRKMFVLGSFIFLAGGFSIGKHLKSAFFPEDVQYLSYVDVWLGNGAAISETNKAAAEAEVVVRRAAAEYGREHPGKDGQPRAILKSVTSFVGGGGPRFWFSAASEAQQSNYAQLIIEINDKEDMPRFVGPLQEALSNSVPGAYLDVRQLLTNPVQYPIEVHVLAQADVDPAQEEQDIETLRDISDQVLDIMKSTPGAQRVRTDWLQESPVVQLPINADRANLAGISNADIARSAAAGLNGWPVGSLIDGDQQIPIVARLRQEERARLSDVSNLYVYALTGEGRVPINSLVPMQFHMSQERIVRRDHFRTMTIMAFPAQGVLPSEIMAKVMPKIEALRADLPPGYRILIGGEQANQDQGFGELAVVLATSVGLIFIALVIQFNNLVKPWLVFSAVPYGAVGAFIALWLTGTPFGFMAFLGVASLVGVIVSHVIVLFEFIEERQEMGEELIQGLLDAGIERLRPVMVTVGATLFALFPLALHGGPLWRPLCFAQIGGLALATVIELVLVKSFYAIFVADLGILKWGPHQSSAHQ, encoded by the coding sequence ATGGCTCATCGCAGCGACCACGAAATCGTCAGCTCGACGCACAATCTCGCGCGCTTCTGCGTCGAAAATCGCGCCGTGTCGTGGGTGTTGCTGATCGGCGTCCTGATGTGGGGCGTGCTCGGCTACATGCGGATGCCCAAGCGCAAGGACCCGGACATCCCGGTGCGCACCGCAGTAGCGATTTGCCCCTGGCCAGGCGTGAAGGCGCAGAAGATCGAGCAGATGGTGACGCGCAAGATCGAAGCGAAGATCGCGCAGAACTCGTTCATCCATCCTGCGGGCGCGAGCACCAACTACGGCATCCGCTCGGTTACGCTTGACGGCGTTGCGATCATTTACGTCCAGCTCTCCGAGCGGCTCGCCGACTCGGCCAAGCAATTCAACGACATCAACCTGAAGCTCAACGCGATCAACGACCTGCCCGACGGCGCGGGACCGATCATGTTTCAGAGCGATTTCGGCGACACCGCGGCGCTGATGCTGACGGTCGCGAGTCCCAAGGAGGGCGAGGTCGAGCTGGCGTTGCGCGCACGTGCGATCGCGGCAGCGATCGAGAGCGCGCGAGAGAGCGCTTCGCCCGACGCCCGGAGCGGCCGCGTCTCACTCGTCACGCTCTTTCCGCTGACGCTCGGCACCGAGAACGTGGTGCGCGTGCGCGACGGTCTGTTGCAGTATCTCGGCGCGCATAACTACGTGCGTGATCTGCGCGCACTCGATGGCAGCGGCTTCGTCGGTATCGACGGGGTCGCGATGCCCGGCGTCGATCTGCCAAAGACCGCCAACAAGTTCATCACCGATTACATCGGTACTTCGGTTTTTCCCGCGGTCCATCCCGATGCGTGGGCGCCGGTGTTGATTCGCGATCCTGCCGACACCGAAAAGGTGCTGCGGGCGTTCGCCGGCGACAGGTACACCTATCGCGAGCTCGATCGCTTCACCGACCTGATTCAGCGCACCCTCGAAACTGTTCCTACGGTCGAGAAGGTTTCGCGCTCCGGCGTGCTGCCGGAATGGATTCAGCTCGCATACTCGCAGAAGCGGCTCGCGTCGTACGGCGTGACTCCGACGCGCCTTGCGCAGCTAATCGCCGAGCGCAACATCACTCGCTCGGGCGGCACGATCAACGCCGAAGGCACGGACGTGAGCGTGCATCCGACCGGCGAGTTCAAGAGTCCCGAAGAGATCGGCGACCTGATGATCAAGCGCAGCGACACGGGCCTGCCGCTCTATCTGCGCGATCTGGTCGATGTGCTGCCCGGCTATGAGAATCCGCCGCGGCTTTTGAATTTCTACACCTGGCGCTCGCCCGACGGACGATGGAACCGCAGCCGCGCGATCACGCTGGCGATTTTCATGCGGCCCGGCGAGCAGATCGGCGAGTTCGGCGCGGCGGTCGACCGGAGCCTCGCGACGCTGCGCGATCGCCTGCCCGAGGATCTGATTGTCGCGCGCACTTCCGATCAACCGCGCCAGGTCAGCGAGAACCTCGACCTGCTGATGACGGCGCTCTACGAGGCGATTGTACTGGTCGTGCTGGTGGCGTGGCTGGGATTCTGGGAATGGCGCTCGGCGCTACTGATCGCGCTCTCGATTCCGATCACGCTCGCGATGACGTTCGGCATGATGTACGCGCTCGGCATCGATTTGCAGCAGGTGTCGATCGCGACGCTGATCATCGCGCTCGGTCTGCTGGTTGACGATCCGGTCGTGGCCGGCGACGCGATCAAGCACGAACTCGGCATGGGCCAGCCGCCGTCGATCGCCGCGTGGCTCGGACCAACCAAGCTCGCACGCGCGATCCTGTTCGCGACCATCACCAACATCGTCGCCTACCTGCCCTTCCTGATGATCAGCGGCGACACGGGGCAGTTCCTGTACAGCCTGCCGATCGTGATGACCTGTGCGCTGGTCGCCTCGCGCATCGTGTCGATGACCTTCATCCCGCAGCTCGGCTATTACCTGATGAAGCCGGGCAAGCCGCTGCCGCCGATCGAGTATCGGCGCGAGCACGGCGCGACCGGCATCTACTATAAGCTTGGCCGCTACGCGCTCGAGCATCGCAAGATGTTCGTGCTGGGCTCGTTCATCTTCCTCGCCGGCGGTTTCTCGATTGGAAAGCATCTGAAAAGCGCCTTCTTCCCGGAAGACGTTCAGTACCTCTCGTATGTCGATGTCTGGCTGGGCAACGGCGCGGCGATCTCCGAGACCAACAAGGCGGCCGCCGAGGCCGAGGTCGTGGTGCGGCGCGCCGCTGCGGAATATGGCCGCGAGCACCCGGGCAAAGACGGCCAGCCGCGCGCGATCCTGAAATCGGTGACCAGCTTCGTCGGCGGTGGCGGTCCGCGCTTCTGGTTCTCGGCCGCTTCCGAAGCGCAGCAGAGCAACTACGCGCAGCTCATCATTGAGATCAACGACAAGGAAGACATGCCCAGGTTCGTCGGCCCGCTGCAGGAGGCACTGTCGAATTCGGTGCCGGGCGCGTATCTCGACGTGCGCCAGTTGCTGACCAATCCGGTGCAGTACCCGATCGAAGTCCACGTTCTGGCGCAGGCCGACGTCGATCCGGCGCAGGAGGAGCAGGACATCGAAACGCTGCGCGACATCTCGGACCAGGTCCTCGACATCATGAAGTCAACTCCGGGCGCGCAGCGCGTGCGCACTGACTGGCTTCAGGAAAGTCCCGTGGTGCAGCTTCCGATCAACGCCGATCGCGCCAATCTCGCCGGCATCAGCAATGCCGATATCGCGCGCTCAGCGGCCGCGGGGCTCAATGGATGGCCAGTCGGATCGCTGATCGACGGCGACCAGCAGATCCCGATCGTGGCGCGGCTGCGGCAGGAGGAACGCGCGCGCCTTTCCGACGTCAGCAATCTCTACGTCTATGCACTGACCGGCGAGGGCCGCGTGCCGATCAATTCGCTGGTGCCGATGCAGTTTCACATGAGCCAGGAGCGTATCGTGCGCCGCGACCACTTCCGCACGATGACGATCATGGCGTTCCCGGCGCAGGGCGTGCTGCCGTCTGAAATCATGGCCAAGGTGATGCCGAAGATCGAGGCGCTGCGCGCCGACCTGCCGCCCGGCTACCGCATCCTGATCGGCGGCGAGCAGGCCAACCAGGACCAGGGCTTCGGCGAGCTCGCGGTGGTGCTCGCGACCTCGGTCGGGCTGATCTTCATCGCGCTGGTGATCCAGTTCAACAACCTGGTCAAGCCGTGGCTGGTTTTCAGCGCGGTGCCCTACGGCGCAGTGGGCGCATTCATCGCCTTGTGGCTGACGGGCACGCCGTTCGGCTTTATGGCGTTCCTCGGGGTCGCGAGTCTGGTCGGCGTG